The stretch of DNA cactccctcctctctacattctcctcttctgtctctgctgctaaagccaatttctaccaatctaaattccaagcatctgcctctaaccctaggaagctctttgccaccttctcctccctcctgaatcctcctccccctcctcccccctcctccctctctgctgatgacttcgtcaaccattttgaaaagaaggtcgacgacatccgatcctcgtttgctaagtcaaacgacaccgctggttctgctcacactgccctaccctgtgctttgacctctttctcccctctctctccagatgaaatcttgcgtcttgtgacggccggccgcccaacaacctgcccgcttgaccctatcccctcctctcttctccagaccatttccggagaccttctcccttacctcacctcgctcatcaactcatccttgaccgctggctacgtcccttccgtcttcaagagagcgagagttgcaccccttctgaaaaaacctacactcgatccctccgatgtcaacaactacagaccagtatcccttctttcttttctctccaaaactcttgaacgtgccgtccttggacagctctcctgctatctctctcagaatgaccttcttgatccaaatcagtcaggtttcaagactagtcattcaactgagactgctcttctctgtgtcacggagccgctccgcactgctaaagctaactctctctcctctgctctcatccttctagacctatcggctgcctttgatactgtgaaccatcagatcctcctctccaccctctccgagctgggcatctccggcgcggcccacgcttggattgcgtcctacctgacaggtcgctcctaccaggtggcgtggcgagaatctgtctccgcaccacgtgctctcaccactggtgtcccccagggctctgttctaggccctctccttttctcgctatacaccaagtcacttggctctgtcatatcctcacatggtctctcctatcattgctatgcagacgacacacaattaatcttctcctttcccccctctgataaccaggtggtgaatcgcatctctgcatgtctggcagacatatcagtgtggatgacggatcaccacctcaagctgaacctcggcaagacggagctgctcttcctcccggggaaggactgcccgttccatgatctcgccatcacggttgacaactccattgtgtcctcctcccagagtgctaagaaccttggcgtgatcctggacaacaccctgtcgttctcaactaacatcaaggcggtgacccgttcctgtaggttcatgctctacaacattcgcagagtacgaccctgcctcacgcaggaagcggcgcaggtcctaatccaggcacttgtcatctcccgtctggattactgcaactcgctgttggctgggctccctgcctgtgccattaaacccctacaactcatccagaacgccgcagcccgtctggtgttcaactttcccaagttctctcacgtcaccccgctcctccgctctctccactggcttccagttgaagctcgcatccgctacaagaccatggtgcttgcctacggagctgtgaagggaacggcacctccgtaccttcaggctctgatcaggccctacacccaaacaagggcactgcgttcatccacctctggcctgctcgcctccctacctctgaggaagtacagttcccgctcagcccagtcaaaactgttcgctgctctggcaccccaatggtggaacaaactccctcacgacgccaggtcagcggagtcaatcaccaccttccggagacatctgaaaccccacctctttaaggaatacctaggataggataaagtaattcttctaaccccccccccccccttaaaagagttagatgcactattgtaaagtggttgttccactggatatcataaggtgaatgcaccaatttgtaagtcgctctggataagagcgtctgctaaatgacttaaatgtaatgtaaatgtttccTTCAACTTTGTGGCTCCCTGATGAAAGAGTAACATCCATTTCTGTAATTACTGTAGGTTTAGCCAACCTGTACTCTAtgggaagatctcaattgcatactgctcgcttcctctctcttcGTTTCCTTTtcaaaaacccattggatgagaaagccagaggttgCTACACTCTTACCTTCTCCTCCAACGGGTTTTGAGACGGATATGAGAAGAGAGGACGCAAGAGTATGCAATTGAGGTCGTCCTTATGGTCAGCGGTGTGTTGAACAGATTCCACGATCCGGACATGTCGTTCTCCACACGTATGCACACTGAAATCTACACCCACCGTGATGTATAGCAACGCCCTACTGGCAAAATGGTGTGAAAAGAATGTGCCCCGGACCATTGTACCTGCTTCTACTCCCTTGGAACATGTCATGTCCCGATGTTACATCAtattatctgtctgtctgtaagataAACAACATGTTGTGGAAAATATCATGCTTTCCTGGAACAGCTTGTTTTGTCTTTTGCCTGTCATAAACAAAGAGGGTCCTTGATTTTTTCTGTCTCTTTTAACTGAGAAAGACTCAAGCTTGTCCGTTGGCTGTTGTCCATGTGAGCAGCTGGAGAGAATCAAAACAAGGCTAATGGCTTGAAAGCCCACACAGAGGTAATGAAGCAGGTTTGGTCACAGGAAGGGAAGGCCCATTGTTGGCTTTTTAAACCCAGTGGACTGGAGTCCCTCCAGCAGTGACTTTTCCTTGGCAGCTCTGCATAGACAAATAGATGAAAGGCTTTTAGGGGGTATCGATTTTTTTTCTCCCACCTGTGTTGCTGGATATTTTACCCTTGAAATATATTTGGACTCTGGATGGGAATGGGGGGAAAAGCTACTGGGCCGAGGTATTTCTGCCTGAAAACCCTTGTGATAATTGCCTTTGATGTTTTGCCTCTGCCTTCTAATGTCAAGATTGTCTGCAATTATTTGTCCATTTAGGAAAAAAACGTATATCAAAGCTGCCTCTTAGCTGCTTTATAGCCCTATTTTCATACCCACTTTCAAATGGCATCAATGTAAAATATGCTGTAATTAGATATATTTTCCCCAAGAGATTCCATTATAAATTGGGTGTGGCGCCAGTCCAATGATAAGGAAAGTATCCACCCCATGATCAATCAGGATCTAAACAAATTGTTCCCCTAAGGTTAGTGGATTATTCCTTAGTCAGCACCACTAATGACTTTAATGAAGGTAATTACGCACCGTGTGGATCAAATTGATTAATCATGCCTGTGTCGCTGATCTATCCTCCTGCTATTCCTACATGCGCTCCCAGCCCTTTACCTTTAGGGCTACCTCAACCACCAATTCCTCCCAAACACGTACGTACCGCTGTTGATAAGTTATCATTCATCTCAATTCTCCTCTGTGTAATGAGTTGCGTCAGAATCGCTCCTATGTATCACTGGGAATGAATTGCAGTGGCTAGTTTGATTTGCAAGTCAGCGATTTCGGCTTTGTATGGTCAGTGCTGTAGGCTGTGATTAAACTAATGCATCACTTCTCTACAAAACTGCGTTCCCCGACCAGAAAAAAAATGATGAAATGAAGAAGTAACGTATCTTCTGGCTAATAGACTTGCCTTTATACCTAACTACCTCTAACCCTGAAATTGTCTTTGCTACATCACCCCAAACTATGATCTTGAGTTGTGCAAACTGTTTAGCTTAGAATTGTGGAACGGAATAGCACGGCCACATTAGGCTTGGACACAGAAAGCACTTATGATGTACTGGTGTGCTTTAAAATAGGCTCAAAAAGCACTTAGGCTGAGAAGTGCTGACACGTTCTGGCCTTCTTTCTGAAATCTGAGACGTGTAACTGGGAATATATAGGTTAGTCTGTGGTAGCATTGGCTTTCGTTGTAGGCTAATACGCTTTGTTGTTTATCTTTGTCTTTGACTGTTCTACACTTATGACTGAATACTGTTTTTCTCATTTTCTTTCTAAACAGCCTTACCTATAGTACAAACACAtgtacgcacgcgcacacacacacacacgttcaaccTAGCGAGAGAGCTGGCAGAGACATTACCTCATTTCACAGTTGACCCCATTTAGGCCACACCCTCAATTAGTTCCTCAGCGGACCACTCAACTGGCAGCGCCCGATCAATAGTTAAAGCTAAGAGCATGTACAGGAAAAGTGATATGGATCCCAAAGCTGCTACCAGTGTGCAGCCCAACCCAGGAGCCCCAACTGTTTGATCAGCAACCGCCACTGAGAAGCCAATCACCAGGGATCGCAACTCAGCAGTCTCACCTCTGATGATGTTATTTCCCCATTATCGTCAGTACTGGAGAATCTGAAAGTGGTTTCCAGGAAATCGGCCTGGGCAGACCTTTGTTTTTTTCTCAAGGCCCCCCGTCCGGCCCATCTTTCCTTGAAGCCCCCATTATTAGCCATATAATGGTAATTTTCCGTAAAAAAAAGGAAAgaacaaataaataaatgtagACAGGCCCACTTGCCTAAATAAAGAACCAGCCCTTCTGGCATTTGCCAGAACTGCCCTATGGCCAGTCTGCTCCTGTTCCCTGACAATACCTGGGCGCTGGAAGCCCAGACAAACTTAATTAAATGCACCAACTACTGATTTGTAAAGTGGGATGTGATAGTACAGTATACATGATCTGTTAAACGTTTGACACCTCCAAACAATTAAGAAATTGCACTAACTATTGTATCTGCTGACAGTATCCACGTCTCCTGAAAGCTAACGTCACTGTCACGGTGACACTTTGAACCGTTTGACAAATTAAAGGCCACTGTCATGTTGTATGCATTGGCAATAGTTATGTTCTTACACAAGGATATTAGTACAATGCGTTTTTAAACTGTAacatatacagtggcttgtgaaagtattcacccctttggcatttttcctattgtgttgccttacaacctggaattaaaatagatttttgggggggtttgtatcatttgatttacacaacatgcctaccactttgaaaatgcaaaatatgtttaattgtgaaacaaacaagaaataagacaaaaaaaaacagattCTCCAGCTCCACTTCAATTAGATGTTGAAGACCACTGTACGCATGCTAGGTATGAAAGAAAACTGTAGAAAGAATGTAGAGGTAGAGGATAACTACTTTTCCTGTAAGTGAAATAAATTCATCAGAATCCAACTCGTCTTGATTTCTTAACCAAAACAAGCTTCAATAGCAGAACTAGGAGCTGGGAGAAAGTATACCAGGTAGAAACAATGGCTGACAGAGATGTTGGCATTCGCTGAGAGTTGCTCGAGCAGTGTTCGAAATGTGAAACGAGTTGAAGGGAGACGGTGACTGTACCAACAGGCTTCCCCTGTATGTCTGACACCTGGGGACTGAGGAAATGGGAGAGAGGGCTTTTTGGAAAAGCTCTCAACCTTTACATCTTCACAGGCAAAGAGAAAAGCGGTGGGGTGATCACAGGAGGCCATTTCTCAAAACAAGCATCATTTTCCAGCAGCCTTGTCTCTATTACTCATGAACTGAGCTGAGGACATTTCGTGAATACAGCTCAGGGAGTCGGGAACATACGGCTATGGGGATAAGCTGACAACTAACTTGTGTGGGATACAGGGGGCCCTGTTCACTGTCTTCCCTTGCAGAGAGACCGCATGTATAATTATTGGGAAATTCAGTTTCTTTATGTTTTAGATTGTAAACATCGCTCTGCTTAGAACAAACTGAAAGTGTATTTTTGCAGTGCAAGGAAGAGAATGTTTTTCCTTTACCACGAAACACCCCGGATTTTACTTATAAGGGTCTCCGATTTTTCCCAGGTTTTAGTTGGTCATGTACACTACTactacctgctcgtcgaacatctcattccaaaatctgggtattaatatggaattggttcccccctttgctgctataacagcctccactcttctgggaaagctttccactagatgttggaacattgctgcggtgaCTTGCTTgcatttagccacaagagcataagtaaggtcgggcactgatgttgggcgattaggcctggctcgcagtcggtgttccaattcatccctaaggtgttcaatggggttgaggtcagggctctatgcaggccagtcaagttcttccagacTGATCTCGACAAAAGGGCCTTCCCTGTTGCCACAAAGTCGAAagtacagaattgtctagaatgtcattgtatgctgttgcgttaagatttcccttcactggaactaaggggcctacctccaaaacatgaacaacagccccagaacattattcctcctccacctaactttactgttggcactatgcattgggccaGGTACAGTAGCGCTCTCctgacatccgccaaacccagattcgtccgtcagactgccagatggtgaaacacgattcatcactcaagagaacgcgtttccacggctccagagtctaatggcggcaagctttacgcCACTTCTGCCGACGCTTGGcactgcgcatggtgatctttcatgaagctccagaggaacagttcttgtgctgacgttgcttccagaggcagtttggaactcggtagtgagtgatgtaactgaggacagacaatttttacgcactGGGCGCTTCAGCACCcgccagtcacattctgtgagcttgtgtgacctaccacttcgccgctgaaccgttgttgctcctagacgtttccacttcaaaataacagcacttacatttgaccggggcggctcttgcagggcagaaatttgacgaactgacttgttggaagggtggcatcctatgaccgtgccatgttgaaagtcactgagctcttcagtaaggccattctactgtgaatgtttgtctatggagattgcaaggctgtgtgctcgattttatacccctgtcagcaacgggtgtggctgaaatagcataatccactaatttgaaggtttgtacaaatacttttgtatatactgtatggtgtatgtattttctacTCAACTGATCGAATGAGGGAAAGAATAGCCTGCAATCTGTGTTTGATGCAGCCCACAGAATACTCCCCTGCCAAGATGGGAATTGGAAGTTTCTAGAGGCTGCGGGAGTCTGTGAGGTGCTTGTCTTCCTCATATTAAAAGAAGAACAATTTATTCAAAGAAGCATTTCTGTGTCTACAGAGCGTATTGAAATTTGCTCCTGATAAATTAAATAATGGAAAGGCCAATAAATGAGGTTTGAAAGATAAACACCTTCTGTGGGATTTATAGTTTTTTGCATTTTTGGTATGAAAATGGCTTGTTTGGAATGTTGACCACACACAGCCATGTTGAATTTGGTATATTTGATATAATAAATGAGACAGCATATTATTGCTAAAATGTCATATTTCCGAGAGGATTGCAGATAAATCCAATCATGGTTTTAAGACACATTCCTAAATTACATTTGTCATTACAGCTCATGTTTGTACATTTCGGTTTCAACATTTTCTGTCAAAATCCACATGTATGTAGGCACAGTGGAGGTTCATTTGTAATAGCATGTGCAGTTATCTTTCTGATATTTTCCAGTGTTCAGGTCctcaaacagacagtattaattGTTGCTGCAACTAAAAAAAAACAATTGGGCAAAAACAGGTGGTAATTTCTTTGTTATTAATAAACCTCCataaaatacagtttttttactGTGAAAGGAAATAACAAGGACTACTTTTTCTCACTCCAGTCTGTAAAGGTTGGCTATTTTAATTCTCACTGAGTGGCCTAGTACATTCTCCTGGGTTGTGTTAGATACAATCCAAAACCTCATCTTTAACTTCTAAATCATGCTAATAAGGTCTAAAAGTTGATAGGGAAgtatacatgtactgtattttaatGAAGACACCAGTTGGAGAGGTGAATACGGAGTGATATAGTCTTCAAGGTCTACCAATGTCCTAATTGCTCCTTATTCCGTACATAGTGCATTAcacccctatggaccctggtcaaaaggaatgcactacatagggattaggatgccatttggaacataGGCTTGCAGTCCTCTGATTTAGATGATCCACTTGGTGGTCGGCGAGAGGCAGTGCAGTAAATCAGCTTCATTACAGTGGAATTGCCCAGAAAGGCTAAGCAATAAAGCCAAATTGAACAAACAGGTTTCATTAAACACTTGATATGCATCAAATGAACGGGCTGTTTTAATGCAACACGTCTCACTGGGTTTGAAGATTCCACCTGAGATTGATGAGGCTGAAAATCATTCGGTGCAATCTGGGATATTTACAGATGTCAGAACCTGTCTTTGCAACCAAAAATGTGTCTATCATTTTAAGACTTGTTACAGGTCTACAGCCCAATCCCTCAGTGTAACCTTTTAtcgcagtcaaatgacctagtggcctcacgggtggaatgttattcatatttgtcataattagtcAACATGATTTCCAAAAAGCCTGCCGAAAGTCTGGTGCTTCTATGTCTCACAGTTTTGTTGTATTTCAGTCTTCTCTAATATTTCCGAtgtaaactcaaaatgtaatacatttcaactctatatctgacatggtacaggcgTCTTCTTtattttaagcccataaccatgtgtgtgctGTTTACCctctttttccccccaattttgaTCTTGTGTCGTCATCGCTGCAACtacccaacgggctcgggaggcgaaAGGTCGAagcatgacccgccaaaccgcgcttctacACACCCGCCCGCTCACAACCTGGAAGCCAAccgtaccaatgtgtcggaggaattgatgtgtatacttttgtttcaaaggaGATTTGTTTAGGACTgtcaagaaacactctgtgtgatccTGATtgagcccactgcagtaaaaggctaAGTGGCGGGACAGCCATTGAGGTGACACACAAATCCCAGATTGTAGCTTTTTCTAACAACATTTGAAGAGAGACAAAAGGGCTGTGATTTTCACTTTGCCAGCTCTTTTTTTGCTGAGCAGAAAGATGTAGGCTCTGTTTTCCACCCTCCCTTCCACCATTCCTcatttcctcttcctccctgtcaAGTGAGTGAGTGCAGTAACCACCGTGCAGGTGTCAGGACCTTGTCTAGAGGCCAGCActgacagagaaacacacagaaacactccaGGGGGAAAATGCCCGGCATCAGACACATGGTTTGCATCACAATACCGGGAGCTACGTTTCCTCTACACCGAGGTTCTGCAACTGACTTCTCCACGGCCTCCCAATTTAAAAAACTAAATTgacataaaatactgtaaaaagaTCAGCAAGTCAGCTTTCAAGtgtttttaattttggaaatctgttccacaGTATTATCACGCATAATATAGAGATATATGCGATTggatacaaatgtaagcaaggtttgaagtgATTATGTGTTCGtcatctgtttgggcttcttgtggtcaatttgccgTCTATAAATTATGTGTAATTATGTTCCCGCCCCCCtgaccatctgctcaagaaaaAAATCGGCCCGCaaatgaatctagttgatgatccctgctctacACAGAAGGTGGCCAGTCTTATCTAGGGGTGGACAGTGGGGATGCAGGCATTTGTTCCAGTCGAGCAGTAGGATACACCCGATTCAACAAATCGAAAAGTGTATATTGAAGATTATGATTAGCTGATTAGTTAAATTAGATGTGTTACTGCTTGGCTGGAACAAAAACATGCACCCACACCGGCCTTCGCAGAGTTAAATTGCCTACGTCAGATTGCCTACCTACGTCATCATTCTAAGTCATCCCCTCCCTGAGCCATCGACTTAACCTCAATACTATAGCCCACTGCGATAACACCACAGTTCCTTATGAATTGCTATTTGAGAGTCAGAAAGAATATGGGTCACATCTCCTTGCAGTCTTCTAAAGTGCATTAGCACTAATAAGGTAGAAGCTCACATGATGTAAATCAGTGTAGTTAAAAAGACTGTGAAACAGTGAGCCTAAATTACACTCTTGTATCACTGCTTTCAAAGACACTACTGTACTTGATGAGATCACACATCACGCGAAAGTCATATTAGTCAAGACGTGTCAATGCATGTCCAGACACATGTAAATCTTAGTCCTTACCCTCTTTATCTCTCCGACAAAATAAGCGATGAAATTTGAATTTACAACTGGGAAATGATTTTAATTCGCCTAATTAACAGCCCTGGGGCATGTGCCTTCTGAAACAGCCCTGATTGTTATTTTCCTTGTCATTTGAATAATCACTAATTGGATGAGGTGAGCAGGAAAGAAGTGAGAAGATTGCATTAGATTGCAATACATTACATTAAGCAAATGAAACAGCGGGGATTTTATCAACCAAGGATATCTTTAAAGGCACCTTTAAATTGCCATGTTTTGTCGTACAATAGACCTTTCAGAAAGACAGGATACCAAGATGCCATCAATGTAACATTATAGACACGCCTTACATCATAGTGTCCTTGTAACAAAGTGTGAAAAATTGCTTATAAACGACTTGCTAGGTTTGATACTGAAAGATCACTAATAAGCACTATATATTGTAGCTGCAagtacacactgtacatatttTGTGCTTGCCAATGACATCTTTTCATTAGTAGCAAAATCAAGTGTATTGAAGTATAGCTCCTGTAGGAAATAACTATACATGCAAGCATAATCATGCAGGTAGCCTattaggcggcaggtagcctagtggttagagcgttgggccagtaaccaaaaggttgctggattgaatcacAGAGCTGACCAGTATCCAAAGGTTGCTGAGCtagccaataaccgaaaggtcgctggattgaatccctgagctgacaaagtaaaaatctgttgttctgcccctgagcaaggcagttaacccgctgtgcGCCGTGGATGTCAATTATGGCAGCCccaccgcacctctctgattcagaggggtcgggttaaatgcggaagacacatttcaattgaaggcattcagttgtacaactgactaggtatccccctttccctttatgcAAACTGTTCTGTTAAATATCCAAGGTAAAACAGACAGCAACAAGGCTCGTGGTCCCTAGGCAATTCAAGAAATCCGTTTCTCATTGAGATCTCCGATAGACCACaatgaactgcaacaactagcaGACGCAGCAATATTCTAGGACCATATTTCACCCAAGGTTCACCCATATTTCACCTTTATGTCTTTGTATGCTCAAATGAAAGTCCTCTATTTTCAAAAGAGCCCCGTTATGGGCACGAGACATGGTCCTTCACATCTTATTTTAACCAGCTCATGTTTAAAACAAATACAGTATGTAAAAACACCACTGGAGAtaaaactcaccactataactgtgtctctgctTTAGCCATTTTGTTTGCCTCCCTGTTGTGCTGTCTATCGGTCTCAGCATCTTCTCTGCTGTCACTCTGTGCTTCTTcttctctgcctgtctgtgttaATTTCTACGTGGATCCAGACAAACATTTTCCCCCTGTTGTTACTGGTGCCACTAACTTTTACAGTTGGTGTCACTAGTTCCTGATTTGGTCGGACCCAAATTACGAGTAATTATCTTATTAAGTAATTCATAGTGCTTTATTAGATGTGTACAAAATAGACTACTGGGGTATTCAAGAAATTAGTTGTTTCATCAACCAAGTCCAAGCAGGAATGCATGACTCAAgatattttgatgtgcaaccAAATCCAGTGATTGACATGAATTATGGGTTGGCAATTAGACTACAGTTGGTATATTTTATTGTCAAAATAGGACTCCAGAATTTCCagattttttgttttgttcactagagatcacatacatacatatttaTGTGCACTAATACCGTAGGCTAATTCATTTGCGGTTCAACACCTGAGGAAGTGGAAACTAAAAACACATTAACTAGATGTATAACTCTAAATATCTTACCCTTTGCTAGTTTCCATGTATTCTTCCAAAAGTAAATGCAATGTCCTAAAAAAACATTGCAGTTGTATACTACTACCCATGAGACCTATAGGCCTATGCTCTCTCAATGGCCGATGCACATATTATACAGAAAATGGCCCCGGAAGAAAATggcaaaaaaagagcttctggatatcaggacagcgatcactcacctcgaattagacaaagattttttctacaACAAGGAGGACGaacaagacattctccaaacaacccacagggccgacatccccgttatttgcaagaggaagcgacgcagttacagaggacaaagagccggatgcctggtgAGGATCCGGAGAAGGTGAGAGGGAAAGCTGCCATTACCATTAATAcgactcgccaacgtgcaatcctTAGACAATAagttagacgaggtacgatcacgaatatcctactaacgggacatcaaaaactgtaatatcctatgtttcacggaatcgtggctgaatgacgacatggacatttagctagcgggatatacgctgcaccggcaagatagaacagcacacttgTAACAAGGGGgtgcggtctgtgcatatttgtaaacaacagctggtgcacgaaatcgaaggaagtctctagatagtatatagtagagtagagtatagtagagtatattgtgataaattgcaggacacactacttgcctagagagttttcagctatactttttgtggctggttatttaccaccacagatagatgctggcactaagaccgtacTCAGTCAGCTCTacaaagaaataagcaaacaggaaaccactcacccagaggcggcgctcctagtggccggagactttaatgtagtgaaacttaaatcagttctaccaaatttctatcaatgttaaatgtgcaaccagagggggaaaaaattctagatcacctgtactccacacacagagacgcatacaaagctctccctcgccctccatttggtaaatccgaccacaactctatcctcctgattcctgcttacaagcaaaaattaaagcaggaagcaccagtgacttggtctataaaaaagtggtcagatgaagcagatgctaaactacaggactgttttgctatcacagactggaacatgttccgggattcttctgatggcattgaggaataacaccacatcagtcactggctttatcaataagtgcatcgaggacgtcgtccccacagtgactgtacgtacataccccaaccaaaagccatggattacaggcaacattcgcactgagctaaagggtagagcttccgctttcaaggtGAGGGACTCGAcatattaccaggacgtgtgctccgggcatgtgctgaccaactggcaggtgtcttcactgacatgttcaacatgtccctgactgagtctgtaataccaacatgtttcaagcagaccaccatagttcctgtgtccaagaacagaaaggtaacctgcctaaatgactacagacccatagcactcacgtctgtagccatgaagtgctttgaaaggctggtcatggctcacatcaacatcattatcccagaaacccgagacccactccaatttgcatactgcccaaacagatccacagatgatgcaatctctattacactccacactgccctttcccacctggacaaaag from Salvelinus fontinalis isolate EN_2023a chromosome 29, ASM2944872v1, whole genome shotgun sequence encodes:
- the LOC129827294 gene encoding uncharacterized protein LOC129827294, with the protein product MDTSSTSEKADRFQVCDEGNYHLKLNLGKTELLFLPGKDCPFHDLAITVDNSIVSSSQSAKNLGVILDNTLSFSTNIKAVTRSCRFMLYNIRRVRPCLTQEAAQVLIQALVISRLDYCNSLLAGLPACAIKPLQLIQNAAARLVFNFPKFSHVTPLLRSLHWLPVEARIRYKTMVLAYGAVKGTAPPYLQALIRPYTQTRALRSSTSGLLASLPLRKYSSRSAQSKLFAALAPQWWNKLPHDARSAESITTFRRHLKPHLFKEYLG